In Lasioglossum baleicum chromosome 1, iyLasBale1, whole genome shotgun sequence, the genomic window ccacgatctactttaataccaGACAATTTCCACAAACCACTGAAGTGTCTAACAAAATTCTCGCATAGAACATCTCGCAAACAAACCTCTTCAGTCCGGAATTAGCATAAACATGGTCCGAGTATTCGAGTCGCAGACAAGCCGAGGTCTGTGCTGCGGGAATGTCCATCGGGGGTGGTTAGGGGCTAAGGCTATTGTGGAGAGGGGTTGATCAGGATAGGATCAAAAAATAGTGATATTACACTAGCGTTCCTTTTTTCCCCCTGATACACCGAAGTTGCCGGTGTGTAAGGGTCCGCGAGGGCAGATAGAGGagtcgagggagagagagagagagagagagggaggagggaTCGAGGGGTGGTGGAGAGAATCGACGAGAGTAAGCAAGGACGACACGGGGGAACGAGCAAGCAGGAGTGCGATGGGGGTGGTTGGGTAGCGATGGTGGTagtgatggtggtggtggtggtggtgatggtGGTAGGGGACATACAGACCACCGGGGGAAATAACGATAGCACCGTCGAGCGAGCGGCAGCAGCAACGCCAAGGGAggacgttacgcgttatcgacCGCTCGAGACGGAGACGGCAAACGAACGTGTATACGCGCGGGCCCCGCAGGAACGAACGAGAGAAAGCGCCGTAGGAAATATACGAAAGGGACGAGGTAATGCCTCCCCGTGGAGGGTCGCGATAACGTACGACGTCGCACATTCGGTGCCTCGAGGAGAACGGGAGCGACGGAGAGAAGCCGCATCGAGAAACAGAGACGCGACAAGAGGAGAGCAGACCCTTCCTTATTCCGGCGCGCGTTCAACCCCCTTTGTGTCCACCGAAGTCGCGCATCAGTTTAGAATTTTCCGTATTCCGCCGGGTAGCAACCTGCAATAGCAACCTTCACGGGTCAAACACCCGCCAGGGTTGTTCGCCGAATGTGACTCGTTTTACAGATCCTCCTGTTCCCTTTTTAATACGCTGCCTCGAGGAGAGCCAGCGACGAAGAGAAAGGCGAGTTCGAGAAATAGAGACGCAGAGAGGAAGCAGATCCTTTTCCTGATTTCCTTTGTATCCGCCGGAGTCGCGCATCGGTTTCGAATTATCCGTATTTCGCGGATTATTCGCCGGAAGTCGCTCTCTGCTATCTATGTCGTTTTACAACTCCTCCTTTTCGGTTTTTTTCGCAAACTCTCTACCTCGTCGAAATAGAGGAGCACGCGGAATTGGGTCTTAAGGGTTCTCTCTGGCCAGAACCGACGAGGGTAGTTTCGGTTAAGTTCAGAGCCGAAAGAGTTTGCACGGGCAACGATGCTTGGCTTTGGCAACTTTGTCTGGCTTGTCGGGTGCGTTCACTTGCATTCCAAATGATTCTGTGTTTCAGCTGCTCTAGGAGCAGGTTTTTTGAGGGTTGAGGTGTCTTGAGGGATTGTTTCTTGGATTATGAATTTTGTTTGataaatttttcttttggtTTGGAGGATTGGTAAATTTATCTTGTGTTGAAAGGTTGAACTTTTTTCTCACGATTCTCCCTTTTCTGGGGGGTGAGTGTCTAAGATGTGGAGGGTTGCGACAGCGATTGCTTTAGGTGTCGAGGTAAATTGATTAGTCGATAAGAACGGCTTTTTCGAAGGTTTGTCACACCTTCCCCCGTTTGAAGATAGACGATCCACTATCCATGATTTAAGAGAATGATACTTCAGTGATTTATTGATAAGACATGGATCTTTGGAGGTTTAAGAGTTTTCTCGCTTCTTaacgatttaaaaaaatagtaaaatacaTCTGACATCTATAGTTAAATATTATTCGAGCACATATTTATGCTCTTCTTTGAAATAAATGATTGCCTGCGGATGGTGAATTTTCAGTTCAACAGTTTCCCTCGACTTTTCCATTTCTAAAAATGTCAAGAAGAACTCAAGACACGGAGCAAATATTATTCCAATGCGTGCTTCAAGTCTTCACTCGGATAAATATTTGATTTGTCGGAAAGGGGTGGATTTTCACGGCCAGATGCCGTACAGTCGGAACTTTCGAGCATGAGTCTTGTCCCCCGTGGATAAATCATGCCAACGTTGCTATTGACGTTGAATGCATTACGTACAGACCCCGTACAATCGGAGAAAAAGCCAACAAGATATTTACATCAATAGAAATCTTATTCCGCCGCAGACTTGGCAACCGTTCAGGACCGGTagccaatttttttaattcatcCACTATACCTCAGAATTGTATTCTCGAGATTTAAGAGTATCTGGAAATACGGGGAATATTCCTGTCTGGTCCCAGGCCActtaaaaagattatttattgccACTTACGTTTTCGAGATTGGGAAGattcttcttaaataattaTGCGAATTATAAAAACTTCATTGAACATTTTGCAGATTTTAGAAGATCGTAAATGTTGAGGATGATTTTATGCATAGAAACGCATAGAAACCGCCATAAACTTTTCATTTTATTAACACTTCTATTCCAAAATTGCTGAAAACCCTATGAAACTTTATTGAACATTTTCCAGGAGGAGGTTTCAGGGGATCGTAAATTCCGAGCATGATTTTATGCATCGAATCGTATAAAACGCGCGATATCTGCAGAAATGGAAACTGGAAAATGGAATTTTCGTTTTCGTCACACCTTGGCTTCTGATTTCTTTCGTATCATGGATAACATGGATGAATGCACAATAATGTTTGCTATaacatacaacaacaaaaaatgtgtgtaaaaacgattaaaaaattataacttataaaaaacgattcttccatctgattcgccttttgaaaccatttagattacgttagaaatatttttgtatttttagaagtagaggagatatttaggtgacctgttttaaatgaaacaccctgtatacttattGTATGCCTACGTTTACCCTAATTGTTAAATATTGATAACGAAAAACatgtagggtaaactgtactattgctggcactgcaatagttattggcacttttgatttaaacggcaaatactaagaattcctggtatagaaaatcattttttattgcttcttatttatatttcaaagcaacgttgcaAGTTTTTATAACAGAGTcccacatatgactgttagcaaatgtgccaatgactgtactatttgtcttacgattgttattcactgaatatattttctaataaaagggttatgactcgtaaaactgtatgattttgctgaaaaatctctattagcttataataatagaaagttaagctcgtttaaacatttctaaaaaagataaaaagatttttactacgattttggcttaggaTGCCAATCGTTGTACAGTTTATCATTATTGTGTTTTAACTTAATTCACCACGTAGATGTAGAATATTCTTAGCTTCCTGAGTGGCGTGTAAACGACGTCGAGCGTCGGGGTTAATGACAGAGGCTCGTGAAAGGCTTTGGAGCCAAAAGTTCGGCAATATCACGTTCCTCTGCCGGTTGATGGAGGATTTGATGGGTACCCGATAGGCGCTTGTGCCTGTCGCCTCTGTATACTCTAGGGTGTTACGACGCCCACTCGATTCGCTCCACCGGCTAATTGTTATCTCCGTTTCTGTTCCGACGAGCACCAAATGAGACAGTCCTCTATTAGACCGTGAATATACTCATTAGGGTTATTAACAGCCCGGCCGACGAGCGAGTTTTGTGTGTCTTGTCGACCGACGTTGAATGAAACTTTTAACGAAGCAAATAATGGCACAGTACTCTTTAAACCTTGCGCACTCTTCAGCCGATTGTTGCTCCaaacatttttcgcgaattAAATCGGATCAAAGGCGACGTCCTGCTAATTATGAAACCTTTTAAAAGTCGCAATTTGGGTCGACCGAATTCTTCTTCTTTGCTACGCTCGTTGGGATCATAAAAGCGCCTCTTTAGGAATTTGTACAgcaatgaaaattttataataaattagctTAAGAGTTACTTTTAGCGACGTCCATGCATTGGTTATTTTATTACACAAGTTTTTATAATGGAGACGCGTTTCTTCAATAATCAACCTTCAACTTTTCCTTTTAACGTGAACACGTATTTTTAATTGTATGACATTAAAACCAAAATGTTACCGTGCCATTAAAGTGATCTTTTACAAGCACATTTCTTAACCCACGTTGTTGAGAGAAATGCCatcacagtatttttaaattatccaAGTCCTTAGAAGCAGGTCAATCTCAGCTGTTTGATAACAATTATAATTGAACAGTCTATCGTTCGCTGTTTCAGTTCGCGACAAGTTTCTGTGTGCTCGACAGCTACTGGAAGCATTCGTAGTAATTCCATCATTTTTACCTCGAACCACTCGAACGAATCTCGAGCAAGAAATCTTCAACTGTCGGGGGACACGGCTTTACATTTCGATAGGAAAGCATTCTACAATCCGGCCGTTGTTTCATTCTCCTTTGTTCGATTTCTACCGCAGTAATTATGAATTCTATGGGCATTCAGTGTCCCCGATCATTTTCTCGTAAGCGCGGCGATGTATTTCCCGGTGCCGCCTGCGAAAATCGATAATCGCTCGCTCAGCGGCtgggaaaaaattaatttaagtcTAATCGAGCGTCGTCTCGCGCACAAGCTCGTAATTATTATCGATCCGGCGGAATTTATCGTCGACGAAGATAATTCTTTGCTTGTTTACCAGCACGGTGCGACGTCGCAGTTTCACTCTCAAGTAATTCTTCTCCGCGTTTCGTGTCGAGCCACGATTCTGTCAAAGTGTGTTCTGTttgtattttcaaaaaatcctcTTTTTTCCGAATTATTCTTTACCGTGGGAAACTGTTTTACAGAAGCCGTGAAAATGCTGAAAAATGTCGCAGAAATTATTTGTATGTCATCATACGACATCGTTTATCCGGGTTACTTCAACACTATTTTGTTGACACGCGTATTCAAAACTCTTTCGGGATTCGTTCGTTCCATGCAGGGCGCGGAAGGTAATCAAAAGGTGCcgcatattattttatttttaatggcacacgAAGTGACAAAAGATACCAAATTCATGTCCATACTCTTTGTACAGCGAGTAGCAGCAATTCTAAGTGCAAAATTCTCAAAAGCTACAGCGAATTTCTGATTCTCGTGCACATAaatcaaaaatgaatttttaaaagacGTCAAATTATATTTCCTACACCTACTGACACTAGTCTTCTCGCAATCAGAAGACACACGTTTCAGTTTAGACACCCTGTGTGCAGCGAATATTGCCGATGTTCGCAATAAAGTCATCAGAAGCTACATCAAATTCCTGATTTCTGCGTAAACGAAtggtaaattaattttcaaaagaCACACCGTATGTCTGACTTTCGTACAAACAAACGGTAAATTCATTTTACTCGGCCATTGCAACCGGAGAACGCGTTTCAGTCGAGCCAGCGTGCGCTCATCGAACATTAGACGAATCCCGAGAGGATGATTCCCGTCACAAAGAGCAGTTTGAAATTTCTTGAAACGGAAGAGTATAAGAACGGTGCCTAACGGCGCTGGACACCGACTTCATCTTGGGGAGATTGTAAGAAGAAACGCGCGGCGAAGCAACCCCCGAAGTGAAATCTCTCGAAGAgcaagagagaagagagaaataaAACGAAAGAACCGGGAGGAGTCGTTCTCCTTTATCGTAGTTGGAACAGAGAAGCTTCCCGCATTTTTCCCCTATCGTGTCTGTTTCCATGGTTGATACTACTGTGCTCGTGCAGCCTGCTAGAAGAGACGCGAGACGAGACGGTACTTATTATCGGCAGACTCTCCCATTCCCGATCGTTTTACGGGAGAAGTACAAGTAGAGAAGCCGTCTCCTCGGTGCGGTAGTCCGCTAAAAAGTTTCAGTGTAATACACCGTTCAGACACGCGCGTCGAAAGGGTTGATTGCTTATCTAGGAAGACACGGAAATCTCAGCCTTACTTAGCCACCTCCGCACTCCCTTCGGATCCCGTATTTTCacgtgtctctctctttctctttctgcaTGTCCCTTGTCCTTATCTTCTCCACAGCGGCGCGGTGGAAAGCTTTCTGCCAGTTTCTAGTATCACGCTCTCGAAAACCCTTCTTCCCTTTCTTTCGGCTTCTTCCACCGCCTGTAATCATGCTGCTGGCCAGAGGGGGAGGGAGAAGGGTGGGATAGCACTCATTGTCAGCAGACATTACTCTCTCCCCCGCAGACACTCGTTGCGCCCTTTTTGCCGTGGTTGAATTTCGTATCCGAGCGGGGGTGGAACGATAACGGAAGAAACACGGACACGTTACGTGCCTCGAATTACTTAGGCCCGCGACGGATACTCACTTATCCAACGCGTATTCTACTCACGCATCGCGCTATCGATGGATTTCGATTCCTTGCTTCTCTTCCTCTTTTTAATCCGTCGTTTTCCTCCTTCCTCTTGCCTTTCGAGCGGTTACGAGAAACGGGCTTCCTAGAAATCGACGTTGCCCCGATCGATCCGACCGAATTGTCCGGCAAATTGCTACCCTTTCCGGCTACCCTGGTAATTCGATTTCTGCGTTTACGGAGGGCTGCATTGTTGCGAACTTCAATGAGGTTTTTATTCTGTTCCGGAGCTGAACGAGTTCTTCATCTATCGGCGATCGTTCCACAATTTTTGGAAATCGGCTAAGGATTTTTTTAATAGATCCTGAAACAGAAACTTCAATCATAAACTAACAACTCGGTGTCCCGATGATATTAAATGATTGCATAAATTCGTGACCGATTTTCTTTACTGCACGACAgagtgtaaaaaaaattatatataataatacaaaGAATACAATACGAAGGAAATTTTAaagaaagctgtattctttaaaattgaaccattgaattttattttcaaatccagcacgaacttatgcaatcatctgatataatctaataatttcattccagatttatattattcattttGACAGCGTATTTCATAGTCTCAACGTTCTTCCTCTCGAAGTCCGCAGCTGTTTGATAAAAGTCACATTCCGATCGATTAAAAGCGAAGCACTTGGCCGATGAATATCGATGAAGGATCCTCAAGGATCAATGTTGAAATGCTCTCGCAGACGATCAGCTATTATTCGTTTTTTTTCCTTTCGATTTTTACAGACAAGGTTGACTCGGAGGTACCGGATAAAAGCCGGTGTACCGactctaattttattggatgGTACAAATGGCTCGGTAGTGACCCGAGGTGGTGTTGAACGAACCATCGGCGATCCAACCGGTACTGAATTCCCTTGGAAACCACCGCATCCGAAGGCAGCCCTCGAGGATGGCCCTTTATTACCATGCGGAGCTCGCGACTCCAACGAGCCTATGCTGCACGAGGAGTTGCGTCATTGCTTCAAGGGTGTCTACTTTAGCGCACACTGGGTATACAGATTTCCCTTTTTTAATGAATCGTTGAGAAACGAACGCTAGGAAAGTGCCAACTATGAGAAACGTCCAATTTTCTTACCTCTGTAACAATCGCATCATTAACACCTTTAGCAACTTCATtaataatacaacaaatttttagGATTTGTATATCGTAACAACTTCTTCTGAGATTATTACttagaacgaaattattgaccTTTAGTCGTTAAAAATCCTGTTAATAAACTACggatagataaagtgttaacactaaataccggtcttacatttttaattttgtagttattgaaattatcacgttgcttgcatggaaattgattcgataaatttctttatccaagcacatatgtattgcaataaaaactgcacgaaatctaaataaatagagccttgtcagttttatcagctaaaacattctaatcgctttcagtgctcggtagttttagtgttaatgaCTTATGATTTAGTTCTATcgatgataaaatttatatttattgtgtaCCAGCATTTAGTCTagataacaacaaaatatttaataagaaTGGACAATACAAATATTTAGTAGAGTCTGCTCGCGAGGGGTTCATCACAAGCCAAAGAACAGGAGACAGAAATTTTTAGTTTTGTGGACGATGAAGTACATTTGCATAGACTCGTGAGAACATTTTCTTTAATTATATCGCAGTAGAGATAACATATGCATTTTTATGTTTTCGTTTTTATGCTAGTGCCCACCTTGCAAAGCATTTACTCCGCAACTCGTGGACACGTATCAGCGGATTCGGGAGAGGGGCCATGATTTCGAGGTGATCTTCGTGAGTTCGGATAGGTAAGATAATTTTTATACTTTCTGACATCGAATAAAAAGACTGCAGTCGTTTTTAAACTGCAGAAAGTTGTTCTATGAATCCGATTGACCATTTCCATCGAGTTCGTATTTAATTGATAGCTTTATCTTCTACATTATTGAGGATTCTGAACGAGTGGATTTGTACAACATGATGAATTGATTCGTAATTTCTGTTTCCAGGAGTGAAGAATCTTATAACGTTTATATTGAATCGATGCCTTGGTTGAGGATACCTTTTAGTCAGGAGGAAAGACGACGAAAATTAGCGAGAGCCCTTGACGTACAAGCAATACCAACTTTAGTGATACTCGATCCCCGGGATAATATTATAACTTTAGATGGTCGGGCGGAATTGATTGAGGATCCCGAAGGACTGGTAGATAAAAACTTTCAATATTCTAAGAATTTATACTTAAAAGTTTCCAATTACGTAATCCTTAACGCGCGCGAGTGGTTTCAAGTGATACTCTGCATTTTGCATTTCTTATTTTTAACCATTACCGCGCTTGCTCCTagaaaaataatcaattttcaaCTTATAAAGAACTTAAAATGATAGAGTGGAACagtgtaattataattttgttgTTTCGCAGAACTTTCCGTGGACCAGTCGTTTGGTAAATATCTTAACAGAAAAGTATGCTACTTCGTTACACGACGCGCCGGCTATCATACTTTTTGTAGGTAAGTTCGTCCGAAACATTGTACGTTGAATTGTTCTCTTTTTACCCCGATAGCGACGATGTTAACAAACGATGATATCTTCACAGAAGGTGACGACTGCGAGATACAATTCGCGGAGGGCGTACTGTTACCTGCTGCACAAGCGTACAGGAACGACAGACCTGATTATGATCCAAATTATGATGATCCAGAtgatattttgcaattttatataGCGTTAGATGTAAGTACCGTTCTAAAGAGGAATGATCCCGAACCcggaaa contains:
- the LOC143213556 gene encoding nucleoredoxin, which translates into the protein MAACYSDQASSVVSGNITKKPPAGAAKPICWQHRLFGKQLSRCSQVNHQQDTKPCDASGSLVDEDGRPICEVIGVYFSFINPGATCDDFTRQLLELYASVNGPYTENDAENPGKGRERRKKFEIVHVVLWSNVADVLDFEESFHAHVSELPWLAVPNLDYERKTRLTRRYRIKAGVPTLILLDGTNGSVVTRGGVERTIGDPTGTEFPWKPPHPKAALEDGPLLPCGARDSNEPMLHEELRHCFKGVYFSAHWCPPCKAFTPQLVDTYQRIRERGHDFEVIFVSSDRSEESYNVYIESMPWLRIPFSQEERRRKLARALDVQAIPTLVILDPRDNIITLDGRAELIEDPEGLNFPWTSRLVNILTEKYATSLHDAPAIILFVEGDDCEIQFAEGVLLPAAQAYRNDRPDYDPNYDDPDDILQFYIALDGETSDILREFVGLDDAVPLLTAIDIPRGVYVVMEDGAEITVDSVQQFIEGFRNDKLPINKITTVHKTEKTDHVST